A region of the Equus quagga isolate Etosha38 chromosome 11, UCLA_HA_Equagga_1.0, whole genome shotgun sequence genome:
AAACTGCATCTTAACTACAAtggttattttttaacattactACGGCATAAGCATAATCTGAGTGTTATGCAACCTGGAGACAATCTACACTTTGTGATGATTCCACGACATCAAGGTTAACTAACGTGAGGATGACGGAAAGCAACTTCTTGAAGAAAAGACTCAACAAGAAAGCCTTTAAGATGCTAGCACCCAGGTCTTCCCTTCAGCACCTGTTTGTAGGATGTTTATAAAAACAGTAACGTCCCAATGAAGCTGCATGGTCAACATGTGCTTAAACTGATATTCACAGCACCAGGATTTCTATCAATTTTTCCTCACCTAGCTCAGGAAAACTCCCTGTGCAAAGATGTCCCATGATCTCTTTAGGAATATCCGCATTGTTAAGATTTGGGgattctgctttttcatttttaagtagtTCCTATTACCCAGTAAATCaccaatatttatatttctttatgtatgcacaaaaaagtattttaaattctaCCAATTTCACTCCATATGTTAATTTTACGTTGTTACTCAActctacttatttattcattaattcaaccaACAGACATTGACCACCATTCGCAAGGcactgaagaaacaaaagataaaatctcAGCTCTCAGTATATGGGTCTTATATTCTGATAGTGGAATGCTGTGGATATTAAATACAATACAGGAGTGctcccttatccatgggggacgTGTTCAAggcccccagtggatgcctgaaactgtggatagtaccaaaACCTATATGTACTacttttttcctatacatacctaCTATGATAAAGGTTACAATTAGGGTACTATAAAAgtttaacaataaaatagaacacatACTATAATGAAAGTTATGTGCATGTGGTCCTTCTCTAAAGATTTgattgtactgtactcacccttcttgtgatgatgtgagatgacaCAATGCTTATGTGATGAGATGAAGAGAGGTGAATGACGTAGGCATTGTGACATAGCGGTAGGCTACTACTGACCTTCTGATATGTCAGGAGGAGGATCATCGGGCCATGACCATGTCGATGGTTGGGGATCCAGCAAATGGGATAATTCATATTCCGAGTGGGACACAGTAGGACGGCAACACggtttcatcacgctactcagtgcgcaatttaaaacttatgaattgtttatttctggaattttccatttaatatttttggactgtggcTGTGGgcaactgaaaccacagaaagcaaaaccgcggataaggggggactactgtagtaTTTTGacctatttctatttctatttctgctagttttccttttatgttgTTTAGGACCACACAAACTCAGTTATGATCTGCCATCAATGATATTTCTGCATCAATGCTTTttccaatgaaattttttttctgatattttaagaGTAATCCCCATTTTACTTACACGTATGAAGAAGTACCAATTctaattattcctttaaaatcagtcatttcatttttagtttcttcttatATAAACaggctgatttttttaattcaattcgTCACTCTTATTTTCTCAGGTAAATCAAGTCCAATAACATGTTATAACCGTTAGCTGTGTATATTCTCTTTCCTCACTGTTAAGTCTTCACCTTGATTTTTTCCTGACCCACTTTCCACAGTGAACTCAAAGCTATTTCCCATTACTTACTTATCCTCACACTATTTAAATAGCTGCTTCCATTACTTTCTTGTCTTGGGACAGACGGTCCTATTCGGCAACCCATTTAGCAGGTTTCTTAGGCTCATTCCACGACCCAGGAATTAAGACCATGTCCTTCCTTTATCTTTCATCACTTTAGAAAGCTTTCTGTTGCTTACGTCAGCTGTGACTCTCAGCATTATATACAAGCCCTGAAAGGATCCAATTACAAAGTCTGGGCCTGagcacagtaggcactcaagaaacaCGTGTTTCAGTGGAAGAAATGGACTCTTTACAGTAAAACAGTCAAAAGGGAACCTTAAGTTAGGAATTTAGGAGTCAggtaaaaaaaatgagaattgtattcttattttttcctctagGACGACAGATGTCAGAACCTAGTGAAACTAAGgttaatatgttttaaagattaaattaagCTTGGGTGTTTAATTTTTGGGTTTAACTAAATTTGTACACGTCTAAGAGTTATATACACAACATTAGTTTCTTTATCCTAACAGATCTTTCATTAAGCTTTTCTTCCcttaatatttcagtatttaaagGAAAGGGTAATTAAACAGTGGTCACACAGAAATCTTTAAGGTActttcaactgtttttttttttttgggcaaACCTACTGGTTCCACATGGCAGTTATGACATGATAGGAACAGGGAAGTAAAAAGGGGAAGGGAACCCTTTACATATTTAAGGCTTCAAAGCTGGGATGCCTGAaagcagctttttcttttctatcatcCCAGGATTACTCTCTAGTGTGAAATCTCTACTTGATGGAAGCTTTCCCAAATTTCACTCATAAGGCCTCATTAAGAAGTAGTTGAAATACAGCAAGAGTTGGTGAGTTACAGATTTTTGAGTGCTCTTTCATACGGTTTCTTTCTGGAATGAATTAAACTGATATCAAATAAAGGTTGAGAAGTGAATGtagttttcttcttaaatttcacATTAAACTTAAATAGGTTATATCCACGTTACTAATTCTGATACTTTTGCTGAGTAATATCTAACATATATTGCActtcttttgaataatttttaacacacagagtacaaaataaaacttaaatgatTAAGTTGTAAAACCTAAAAGAAGTCTCCTGTGTTAATTACGATGTCTGGCACCTGTATGAACGCGCTGATGCTGAATAAGGTTTGTACTCTGGGTGAAGGTTTTACCACATATACGGCATgcatagggcttctctcctgtgtgaattctCTGGTGTTGAATAAGGCATGTTCTCTGGCTAAAATCTTTatcacattcattacatttatagggtctttctccagtgtgagttctctgatgttgATTAAGtgatgaggaataaataaaagctttcccacattcattacacttatagggtttctctccggTATGAATCCTTTGATGTTGAGTAAGATTTGCACCCTGTCTATATGCTTTCCCACATATATTGCATTTGAAGGGCTTTTCTCCATTATGAATCCTCTGATGTTGAGTAAGGTGTACACTCTGGCTGAATGCTTTCCCACACACACTGCATTTAtacggtttctctccagtatgtgTTCTATGATGTTGAGTAAGGTTTGCACTCtggctgaaggctttcccacatatgttacatatataggatttctctccagtgtgagtagTTTGATGCTGAATAAGAGTTGAGGAATGAGCAAAGGCctttccacattcattacatttataacACTTCTCTCCAgaatgaattctctgatgtcGAATAAGGTAAGTACTCTGACTAAACACTTTCCAACACTCATTGCATTTATATGGTTTCTTTCCAGTATGTATTTTTTGATGTTGAAGGAGGTGTGTACTCTGACTGAAAGTTTTCCCACATTCGTTGCATATAtaaggtttttctccagtatgaactCTCTGATGATTAATCAGTGATGAACTGTGGCTGAAGGTTTTACCGCATTCCAAGCatttatatggtttctctccagtatgtgTCCTTTGATGTATAGTAAGGTGTGCCCGCTGACTAAAGTCCTTCCCGCAGTCATCACacttatagggtttctctcctgtatgaattctctgatgtataGTAAGGTGTGCACGCTGGCTGAAGGCCTTACCACACTGGTGGCATTCATACGGTTTTTCTCCAGTATGCATTCTCTGATGTGCAATAAGGGATGAGATGTGCCTGAACTCTTTCCCACATTCTTCACATTCATAAGATTTCTCTTTGGCATGGGTACTTTGGTGTTTTGTGAGGGATGGGTATTTCCTAAACTTTTTTCCACACACGTTACATTTATAAGGCTTCTCTCCAGGAAGTATTTTCCTATGTACAATACCATATGAGACGTGACTGAAGGTTGCCCTGCCTTCGTTATACACAGAAGTTTTATTATCTGATTGGGTACCAAACTGTATAATTAGGTTTGAATGCTTTTCAaaactctctctatatatatcatatttactAAGACACTCTTCTGTAGGGTCATCTTCTTGTGAAAGGACTGACTTCAACCTGAAATCTCTTCCATTAGTGGGAATTTTCCTGAAGCTATCTGTTGCTTGCCTCTCTAATCTGTCATCATAGTCAAATCGTTCTTCCAATTTGATGGTCCTGGTTCCATCCTTTGTgagtttagaaatatttttaactggaGTATGCTCTTGGGCTTCTGTTTCCCgttctgaaataaaaagaaaataaaagtttttctctatttggagaaaggaaactgccaaaacagaaacaaaataatgaacatGAGTAAAATGCCTAAAAAGACTATGGTTCTGACAACCTCATAACATGGTCCTTAACACTTgggaaaggagaataaaagggaagaaaaacaggagaCTAAACTTTTGAAAAAGGAGAGGCTCCTTACTATTTGGCAAGGGCACAGAGTAAATAAAATAGGTTAGGTCAGGTGACAGAGCTGAGAAGAGAAACTGGTGAAGACTGTGAGGGATAACTTGGGATGACTTGAATTGCATAATTACTTACATACATTATAATTTATACAATGGGTTCATAAAGTAGGCATGCTAATGTCATCACTCCTTCTTCCAACCTACTCTGCACAATTCTACATAATATTCCAAAAGCAACTTCAGGGAGTGTTTTCCTGCTTAAATGTTTTTAGTAATTCTTCTATAGCCTAAAGCAATGGTTCTCCAAAGTACAGTTCCCAGACCACTGGCAGAACATCACTATCAGCTGGGACTACGTTAAATTATTGGGCCCCACCCAGACATACTGAATctgaaactctgggagtggggctgagCAATCTGTTTTAGCAAGCCCTCTAGGAGGTTttgatgcacactaaagtttgaggaTCAGTCGCTTAAAGgacaaaaattcaagaaagagagaaaaaagaagttcaAATTACCTCCACTTGACCTTTAGTCCCAAAATAATCCAGCCTTTTCTATTCTACTATATCTTCCACCACACCTCATATTCAGCTTAACTTTAAAGTTCAAAGTTACCCACATAAGTTAAAACTACTTCCTCATAATCTTCTATTGGTGCCATGCTAATTCCAGACTCtaggccttttctttctttttttttaaattaattttattgatattatgaatatttttgaatacatcattagtactttttggtttttttgaggaagatcagccctgagctaactactgctagtcctcctctttttgctgaggaagactggctctgagctaacacgcgtacccatcttcctctactttatatgtgggatgcctaccacagcatggcgtgccaagcggtgccatgtccacacccaggatccgaaccagtgaaccccaggccaccgagaagcagaactgtgcacgcttaaccgctgtgccactgggctggcccctaggccttttcttttttttttttttgattttatttttttcctttttctccccaaagcccctcggtacatagttgtatattttagtcgtgggtccttctagttgtggcatgtgggacgctgcctcagcatggtttgatgagcagtgccatgtctgcgcccaggattcgaaccaatgaaacactgggccgcctgcagcggagcgtgcgaacttaaccacttggccatggggccagcccctaggcctTTTCTTATGATACCTTCTCCACCTATTAAAAAAGATGTTCATGGCCCAGCTCATGTTTCTCTCTCCTTAGAATCCTAAAGTACAGAAtaggttgaatcatatgaaattccCTTTTCTGTAGGTCAATATGGTTGAATATCAGCAGTTTCTTATGGTTCAACCATAATAATGTTGAGGCTGTGACAAAAGTTGGCCTTAtattattatttcacaattttgtgTGTTTCTTATATTTCCAACTTAGATGTAAACTCTGGAAATGGCTTACACTTCTTTTACATCTCCTTCAGAAAATGGCCCAAGACTTTGCATATGGTGGCCACTGAAGTGACttgataaaataaatgacaataactTGTTGTAAAAAGGTGAACTCAAATggaagcacacacatacacataacaaAAAGACTCTGACCCCAAACCTGGCTGCAAAGCCATCATGTATGTATCTGTTGATGCCCATTATGTTTCCGTTATGAAggattaaaacaaatttaagttACAATACCTTTCTCCTTTTAAGTCAGGTAGGAAACACAGAACTTGTAAATATTAAgaattatataatgaaatataatcaaatatgGAGTTTATAATATAGCAAAAATGGTACTGGGCAGTTCAGAAACTTTCTAAGATGCAAAGTATAACAGCTTTGCATATATATCCATTCAATAGAATCGTCCATCAATAAAGGACTAGATAGCATAGGGGATAATGGAATAttgataatgataaaaatgttcattgGTATGAAATGGTGGGTAGgatacattaagtgaaaaaaagaggtaTATAACAGCATGTAGAGGAAGATGCCATCTCTGTAAAGATATGCTCTGTGCattatagacacacacacacacacacactatcacACAGACAGTGATCATCTAAGGGGAGAAGGTCCTGGTAACgggtgagggagggagacatATTTCATTTTGCGTCCTTGTACTGCCTGAATTTACAAActacttttattcctttgattcaaatacaaaaatcagaGTCGACACTAGGAAATTCTTAAGtgtaatgttaaatgaaaaaagcagtaTCATAACTAGCATGAAAACTCATTAGAACTAGACAAATATTATCAAAATGCTAACAATCAGattacaggtttttaaaaatattttaaaattttcaacaaattggctatattatttttattgttattgagtACTAGAAATGTAGttctattacttttataaaagaaaaaatttaaaaacaacatttatcAAACCAGGATTTGTTATTCCccctctaaaaaaataaaatgagaatgctAATGGACTGTATAGGTTAggagtgtatatatacataaaaaagatGAGATAGGACTAGAAGCTGAGTTTAACTTCTATGTAATCAGAATCAGTCTATGACAGTCTGTTCCATATACCTGAAAAGAAAGTGCTAAAGTTATAAAGAAGCTTAAAGTAACAAGTTTGAACAATGACCATAAAGAAATTGCTACTATAAGCATACACTTTAAACCAATCAGTTTATTGGAAGTTTAGAAACTGAAATCTTTAACCATTAAgcttaaatatgtgtatataattaaCCAAAAAGCATCGGTCAGCAGTATCTGTTGGTCAACAGGGCCAAAGAGTGGTATAATATTCCTCATAAAAGGGGTCAGTGTTGACTCGGGTAATCAAGGAAAGCTTTGTAGGGGAGGGTATAACTTGAGTTGAACCTGAAAGCACGGCTAGGTCCTGTATAAATATAAAGAACTACAGAAGTTCTGAGACAGGAATGGCCATCAAAGACCAATACTACTATATTTGCGAATTATCAAAGTTTCCATTTCCTGAAGTATGACTGACTAGAGGTTCAACTTATCCTGTATCTCTGAGCTGGTAAGAAAGTAAAATCCTCAGAGGTcaaaaatcaagtaaaaacaGGAAGACAGGAAGTTAGCAAGAGTTGAAGCTGACTGCCTG
Encoded here:
- the ZNF287 gene encoding zinc finger protein 287, producing MLAPSKRMTSSSRSQILLMWKPDKAQTGPHNVEKETLASRLLRDAETCRQNFRNFPYPDLAGPRKALNQLRELCLKWLRPEIHSKEQILELLVLEQFLTILPGEVRTWVKSQYPENSEEVVTLVEDLTQILEEEAAPQNSALPQETPKEDPKGRHAFQAGWLNNLVTKESMTFKDVAVDITQEDWELMRPVQKELYKTVTLQNYWNMVSLGLTVYRPTVIPILEEPWMVIKEILEGPSPERETEAQEHTPVKNISKLTKDGTRTIKLEERFDYDDRLERQATDSFRKIPTNGRDFRLKSVLSQEDDPTEECLSKYDIYRESFEKHSNLIIQFGTQSDNKTSVYNEGRATFSHVSYGIVHRKILPGEKPYKCNVCGKKFRKYPSLTKHQSTHAKEKSYECEECGKEFRHISSLIAHQRMHTGEKPYECHQCGKAFSQRAHLTIHQRIHTGEKPYKCDDCGKDFSQRAHLTIHQRTHTGEKPYKCLECGKTFSHSSSLINHQRVHTGEKPYICNECGKTFSQSTHLLQHQKIHTGKKPYKCNECWKVFSQSTYLIRHQRIHSGEKCYKCNECGKAFAHSSTLIQHQTTHTGEKSYICNICGKAFSQSANLTQHHRTHTGEKPYKCSVCGKAFSQSVHLTQHQRIHNGEKPFKCNICGKAYRQGANLTQHQRIHTGEKPYKCNECGKAFIYSSSLNQHQRTHTGERPYKCNECDKDFSQRTCLIQHQRIHTGEKPYACRICGKTFTQSTNLIQHQRVHTGARHRN